In one Polaribacter sp. ALD11 genomic region, the following are encoded:
- the thiL gene encoding thiamine-phosphate kinase, whose translation MLEDKNTQKTSLAELGEFGLINHITKYFKIENSSTVKGIGDDAAVLAASEKQTLVTTDLLIEGVHFDLSYMPLKHLGYKAVMVNLSDVYAMNGVAEQITVSIAVSNRFPLEAIEELYAGIQLACETYNVDLVGGDTTSSTKGILISVTAIGKAEKEDIVYRNGAKETDLIVVSGDLGAAYLGLQVLEREKQVFKVDPNNQPDLDNYTYLIERQLKPEARRDVAGLLKELEIKPTSMIDISDGLSSEIMHICSQSKVGCKIYEDKLPLDPQVISACEEFELDSTMVALSGGEDYELLFTVPIAAFESIKTNPNFSIIGHITAENQGLNLVTRASQEIELKAQGWNALKNE comes from the coding sequence ATGTTAGAAGATAAAAATACACAAAAAACGTCATTAGCTGAACTAGGGGAGTTTGGTTTAATCAATCATATTACAAAATATTTTAAGATTGAAAATTCATCTACAGTGAAAGGAATTGGAGATGATGCAGCAGTTTTAGCAGCGTCTGAAAAACAAACTTTAGTAACCACAGATTTGTTAATTGAAGGTGTACATTTCGATTTAAGTTACATGCCTTTAAAACATTTAGGATACAAAGCGGTAATGGTTAATTTGTCTGATGTGTATGCAATGAACGGAGTTGCAGAACAAATTACAGTTTCTATCGCCGTTTCTAATCGTTTTCCTTTAGAAGCAATTGAAGAATTGTATGCAGGAATTCAGTTAGCTTGTGAAACCTATAATGTAGATTTAGTTGGTGGAGACACCACTTCTTCTACCAAAGGAATTCTAATTTCTGTGACGGCAATTGGTAAAGCAGAAAAAGAAGATATTGTGTATAGAAACGGTGCAAAAGAAACCGATTTAATTGTGGTTTCTGGAGATTTAGGTGCGGCTTATTTAGGGTTGCAAGTTTTAGAAAGAGAGAAACAAGTTTTTAAGGTAGACCCAAACAATCAACCAGATTTAGATAATTATACGTATTTAATAGAACGACAATTAAAACCGGAAGCTCGAAGAGATGTTGCTGGTTTGTTAAAAGAATTGGAAATAAAACCAACATCTATGATCGATATTTCTGATGGTCTTTCGTCTGAAATTATGCACATTTGTTCGCAGTCTAAAGTTGGTTGTAAAATTTACGAAGATAAATTGCCTTTAGACCCTCAAGTAATTTCTGCTTGTGAAGAATTTGAATTAGATTCTACGATGGTTGCTTTAAGTGGAGGTGAAGATTATGAATTACTTTTCACCGTGCCAATTGCAGCTTTTGAGAGTATTAAAACAAATCCTAACTTTTCTATTATTGGTCATATTACAGCAGAAAATCAAGGTTTAAATTTAGTAACTAGAGCGAGCCAAGAAATTGAGTTGAAAGCACAAGGTTGGAATGCTTTGAAAAACGAGTAA
- a CDS encoding alpha/beta fold hydrolase, with amino-acid sequence MVLEHKNADIFYTDEGKGTAIVLIHGFLENATMWQNITPELSKKNRVITIDLLGHGKSDCLGYVHSMELFAETIAAVLKQLKIRKAFLVGHSLGGYVALAFTEKHPQKIKGLCLMNSTSNDDDAERKTLRTRANKMIQNNFTSMVRMSFTNLFGKKSSVLFKAEMEAALHEALQTPIQGYIAAQEGMRIRPNRNIVLAENDFKKLIIIGEKDPVLDFETSLEEAKKTNAELVVFPNGHMSHIENKDELTTVLKEFVKKL; translated from the coding sequence ATGGTTTTAGAACATAAAAATGCGGATATTTTTTATACAGATGAAGGAAAAGGAACTGCTATTGTTTTAATTCATGGCTTTTTAGAAAATGCTACAATGTGGCAAAATATTACGCCAGAATTATCTAAAAAAAACAGAGTGATTACCATTGATTTATTAGGTCATGGAAAAAGCGACTGTTTGGGCTACGTGCATTCTATGGAATTATTTGCAGAAACCATAGCTGCTGTTTTAAAACAGTTAAAAATTCGGAAAGCATTTTTAGTTGGACATTCTTTAGGCGGTTATGTTGCATTGGCTTTTACTGAGAAACATCCGCAGAAAATAAAGGGTTTGTGTCTAATGAACTCTACTTCTAATGACGATGATGCAGAACGAAAGACGCTAAGAACTCGCGCTAACAAAATGATTCAGAATAACTTTACAAGCATGGTAAGAATGTCTTTTACCAATTTGTTTGGTAAAAAAAGCAGCGTTCTTTTTAAAGCAGAAATGGAAGCTGCTTTACACGAGGCTTTACAAACTCCAATTCAGGGATATATTGCTGCACAAGAGGGCATGAGAATTCGTCCAAACAGAAATATTGTTTTAGCTGAAAATGATTTTAAAAAGTTAATAATTATTGGCGAGAAAGATCCTGTTTTAGATTTTGAAACTTCTTTAGAGGAAGCTAAAAAAACAAATGCTGAACTTGTTGTTTTCCCAAACGGACACATGAGTCATATTGAAAATAAAGATGAATTGACTACAGTTTTAAAGGAGTTTGTGAAAAAATTGTAA
- the brnQ gene encoding branched-chain amino acid transport system II carrier protein, which translates to MNKTKEIWIAGFALFSLFFGAGNLILPPNLGVKAGVDWWVVVLGFILTAIAIPILAIFAHARLQGTLYDFGKKVSPAFSTLFCFLIYIIAVAIPSPRTAAVTHEMAIQPFFDTPAILTSIVYFVLVFLFAINRSKIISLIGKFLTPIIVLILLVIIGISFFTSTGGLGTSTFKNPFIDGLLEGYQTFDAIAGVVVGAVIIISLDYSNHTTFNEKRKLIRKAGYIAGTGLLLIYGGLILSGALFAATFAETASRIEVLSGLSTQTLGNFGTTFLSILVALACFTTAVGIVTGTADYIKGICNNSKTAYIITAAVCAIIGIIVGSYDVGFIIDVAVPALMFVYPITIMLILLNVVPDKYASKLVFRGVILVTFIFSITDFLGFIIPRENLTGIKSFIPLAEHSLGWVLPALLVFVGVNLKRK; encoded by the coding sequence TTGAATAAAACAAAAGAAATTTGGATTGCAGGTTTTGCATTATTTTCATTATTTTTTGGAGCAGGAAATTTAATTTTACCTCCAAATTTAGGTGTTAAAGCAGGTGTAGATTGGTGGGTTGTTGTTTTGGGTTTCATTTTAACAGCCATTGCAATTCCTATTTTGGCAATTTTTGCACACGCAAGATTACAAGGAACTTTGTACGATTTCGGTAAAAAAGTTTCTCCTGCTTTTAGCACACTCTTTTGTTTCTTAATATATATAATTGCAGTTGCAATTCCGTCTCCAAGAACAGCTGCTGTAACGCATGAAATGGCAATTCAGCCATTTTTTGATACGCCCGCAATCTTAACAAGTATTGTTTATTTTGTGTTGGTATTTCTGTTTGCTATCAATCGTTCTAAGATTATTAGTTTAATTGGTAAGTTTTTAACGCCAATAATTGTACTTATTTTATTAGTTATTATAGGTATTTCATTTTTTACATCTACGGGAGGTTTAGGAACATCAACCTTTAAAAATCCTTTTATAGACGGACTTTTAGAAGGCTATCAAACCTTTGATGCTATTGCTGGTGTTGTTGTAGGAGCAGTAATTATTATTTCTTTAGATTATAGCAATCACACCACGTTTAACGAGAAAAGAAAACTCATTAGAAAAGCAGGGTATATTGCAGGAACAGGGTTGTTATTAATTTACGGAGGCTTAATTTTAAGTGGTGCTTTATTTGCAGCTACATTTGCTGAGACTGCCTCAAGAATAGAGGTTTTATCTGGTTTAAGTACACAGACTTTAGGAAACTTCGGAACCACTTTTTTAAGTATTTTAGTAGCTTTAGCGTGCTTTACAACTGCGGTTGGTATTGTAACAGGAACTGCAGATTATATTAAAGGAATTTGCAATAACTCTAAAACTGCTTATATAATTACGGCTGCAGTTTGTGCTATTATCGGAATTATTGTTGGTAGTTATGATGTTGGTTTTATTATTGATGTTGCGGTACCTGCATTAATGTTTGTATATCCAATAACGATTATGTTAATTTTATTAAATGTTGTACCAGATAAATATGCATCTAAACTTGTTTTTAGAGGAGTTATTTTGGTAACTTTTATCTTTAGTATTACAGATTTTTTAGGATTTATAATCCCTAGAGAAAACTTAACTGGCATTAAAAGTTTTATTCCTTTAGCAGAACATAGTTTGGGTTGGGTTTTACCTGCTTTGTTGGTTTTCGTTGGGGTGAATTTGAAGAGAAAGTAA
- a CDS encoding serine hydrolase: MFFRKITLLSIFIVSVTINAQIKEKKLDQLVEKTLKTFDIPGISVGILKDGKMVYAKGHGVRSLTNKKDMNENTLVGVASNSKGFTCFALAMMVDAGKLNWDDKVRKHIPEFQLYDAWVTQEFTVRDLVTHRSGMALGAGDLMFFPEGNDFKVSDVINNVKYLEPETSFRSQFAYNNNMFIIAGEVLKRVSGLSWEEFIETKIMNPVGMNNSKASYNRVTNRTNIIDAHTRTEGKVLQIPHDWSETANAAGGIVSNVKDMLTWANFLMNDAVTSEGKRLLSTKQFHELWQLQTPLKVGKNDAYNSNFKGYGLGWFVTDVKGGYKQVYHTGGLLGTVTQFTMIPDLDLGIIVLTNQMNGNAFNTITNTIKDSYLGYEDRNWLKTYGDKNNNFLQFNDSIKASVYTKVALAKTNTNLPKPNQIVGTYSDDWFGDVVISFDNNKYTIKSMRSSDIVGELLPYNQTTYVAKWNNRSFDADVFVNFTFNEKGNATSATMKYVAPITDFSFDFEHLKLKKQE; the protein is encoded by the coding sequence ATGTTTTTTAGAAAAATTACACTCTTATCTATTTTCATTGTTTCAGTAACAATAAATGCACAAATTAAAGAGAAAAAGCTAGACCAATTAGTAGAAAAAACTTTAAAAACCTTTGATATTCCTGGTATTTCTGTCGGAATTTTAAAAGACGGAAAAATGGTCTATGCAAAAGGGCATGGTGTTCGTTCTTTAACCAATAAAAAGGACATGAACGAAAATACACTTGTTGGTGTTGCTTCTAATAGTAAGGGTTTTACTTGTTTTGCTTTGGCTATGATGGTAGACGCAGGTAAGTTAAATTGGGACGATAAAGTAAGAAAACACATTCCAGAATTTCAACTATATGACGCTTGGGTTACGCAAGAATTTACGGTAAGAGATTTGGTTACGCATAGAAGCGGAATGGCTTTAGGAGCTGGAGACTTAATGTTCTTTCCAGAAGGAAATGATTTTAAGGTTTCAGATGTCATCAATAATGTAAAATATCTAGAACCAGAAACCTCTTTTAGAAGTCAGTTTGCGTACAATAACAATATGTTTATTATTGCTGGTGAAGTCTTAAAACGTGTAAGTGGTCTTTCTTGGGAAGAGTTTATTGAAACAAAAATTATGAATCCTGTTGGCATGAATAACAGTAAAGCATCTTATAATAGAGTTACAAATAGAACAAATATAATAGATGCGCATACAAGAACAGAAGGTAAGGTACTTCAGATTCCGCACGATTGGAGCGAAACTGCAAATGCAGCTGGCGGAATTGTAAGTAATGTAAAAGACATGCTTACGTGGGCAAATTTTTTAATGAATGATGCAGTAACATCCGAAGGAAAAAGACTGTTAAGTACAAAACAATTTCATGAATTATGGCAATTGCAAACGCCGTTAAAAGTGGGTAAAAACGACGCTTATAACTCTAATTTTAAAGGGTACGGTTTAGGCTGGTTTGTTACAGACGTAAAAGGAGGTTACAAACAAGTATATCATACAGGTGGTTTATTAGGCACAGTAACACAGTTTACAATGATTCCCGATTTAGATTTAGGAATTATTGTGTTGACAAATCAAATGAACGGAAATGCATTTAATACCATCACAAATACCATAAAAGATAGTTATTTAGGGTACGAAGATAGAAATTGGTTAAAAACGTACGGAGACAAAAACAACAACTTTTTACAGTTTAACGACAGTATAAAAGCAAGTGTTTATACTAAAGTTGCTCTTGCTAAAACAAATACAAACCTACCAAAACCAAATCAGATTGTTGGAACGTATTCGGATGATTGGTTTGGAGATGTTGTTATTTCTTTTGATAATAATAAATACACAATTAAAAGTATGAGGTCTTCGGATATTGTAGGGGAGTTATTACCTTACAACCAAACAACGTATGTTGCTAAATGGAATAACAGAAGTTTTGATGCAGATGTTTTTGTGAATTTTACTTTTAATGAAAAAGGAAACGCTACCAGTGCAACAATGAAATATGTTGCGCCAATTACAGATTTTAGCTTCGATTTTGAACATTTAAAACTTAAAAAACAAGAGTAA
- a CDS encoding tRNA-uridine aminocarboxypropyltransferase yields the protein MQVEIKNPRTTCYKCMSPTSTCICKHIRPFQTKTRFIILMHPKEYKKEKNGTGHMTKLQLENSEIIVGVDFTNNNRVNEILTEEKNASFLLYPGKDNFNLSKRKSLEINSFMGNNPHIFILDGTWPCARKMLKLSTNLQKLKRVSFDNKIKSKFIIKQQPDPLCLSTIESVYTVLNLLKKGDVEQCETEGFLIPFKKMIAHQLEYLFNPNNKNYRSTSNTEIIAKNLYKKNTERNIIFEQDS from the coding sequence TTGCAAGTAGAAATAAAAAACCCAAGAACAACATGTTACAAATGCATGAGTCCTACAAGCACCTGTATTTGTAAACACATTCGTCCTTTCCAAACTAAGACTCGTTTTATTATTCTTATGCACCCGAAGGAGTACAAAAAAGAAAAAAACGGAACGGGACACATGACTAAGCTTCAACTTGAAAATTCAGAGATTATAGTTGGTGTCGATTTTACCAATAATAATCGTGTAAATGAAATACTAACTGAAGAAAAAAATGCTTCTTTTTTACTTTATCCAGGAAAAGATAATTTTAACTTATCTAAAAGAAAAAGTTTAGAAATAAATTCATTTATGGGTAATAATCCACACATCTTTATTCTTGATGGTACATGGCCTTGTGCTCGTAAAATGCTTAAACTAAGTACGAATTTGCAAAAGCTAAAAAGAGTAAGTTTTGATAATAAAATCAAATCAAAATTTATTATCAAGCAGCAGCCAGATCCACTTTGTCTTAGTACTATTGAGTCCGTTTATACAGTCTTAAATTTACTAAAAAAAGGTGATGTAGAACAATGCGAGACAGAAGGTTTCCTTATTCCTTTTAAAAAAATGATTGCCCATCAACTAGAATATCTGTTTAACCCAAATAATAAAAACTATCGTTCAACATCGAACACAGAGATAATTGCTAAGAATCTGTATAAAAAAAATACAGAAAGAAATATTATTTTTGAACAAGATAGTTAA
- the sufB gene encoding Fe-S cluster assembly protein SufB, translated as MSKYTEEDLEQELKTQEYKYGFYTDIESDTFPVGLSEDVVRAISKKKNEPEWMTNWRLEAYRVWEKMEEPEWANVHYTKPSFQDIAYYSAPKKKPKLNSLDEVDPELLDTFKRLGISLDEQKKLANVAVDIVMDSVSVATTFKKTLGEKGIIFMPISEAIQEHPELVRKYLGTVVPTTDNFYAALNSAVFSDGSFCYIPKGVKCPMELSTYFRINEGGTGQFERTLVVADKGSYVSYLEGCTAPSRDENQLHAAVVELIALDDSEIKYSTVQNWYPGNKEGKGGVYNFVTKRGICENNAKISWTQVETGSAVTWKYPSCILKGNNSVGEFYSIAVTNNHQQADTGTKMIHLGKNTKSTIISKGISAGKSQNSYRGLVQISARAENARNFSQCDSLLMGNECGAHTFPYIEVKNKSAQIEHEATTSKIGEEQLFYCNQRGIDTEKAIALIVNGFSKEVLNKLPMEFAVEAQKLLEISLEGSVG; from the coding sequence ATGTCAAAGTATACCGAAGAAGATTTAGAACAAGAATTAAAAACCCAAGAATATAAATACGGTTTTTATACAGATATAGAAAGTGACACGTTTCCTGTAGGGTTAAGTGAAGATGTTGTTAGAGCAATCTCTAAAAAGAAAAACGAACCAGAATGGATGACTAACTGGCGTTTGGAAGCTTATAGAGTTTGGGAAAAAATGGAAGAACCAGAATGGGCAAATGTTCATTATACAAAACCAAGTTTTCAAGACATTGCCTATTATTCTGCACCAAAAAAGAAGCCTAAATTAAATTCTTTAGATGAAGTAGATCCAGAATTATTAGACACTTTTAAGCGTTTAGGAATTTCTTTAGATGAACAAAAAAAACTAGCCAATGTTGCTGTAGATATTGTGATGGACTCTGTTTCTGTAGCAACTACATTTAAGAAAACATTAGGTGAAAAAGGGATAATTTTTATGCCAATTTCAGAAGCAATTCAAGAACACCCAGAATTGGTTAGAAAATATTTAGGAACCGTAGTGCCAACAACAGACAACTTTTATGCAGCATTAAATTCAGCTGTTTTTTCTGATGGATCTTTCTGTTACATTCCGAAAGGAGTAAAATGTCCGATGGAGTTATCTACCTATTTTAGAATTAATGAAGGAGGAACGGGACAATTTGAAAGAACTTTAGTAGTTGCAGATAAAGGAAGTTATGTATCGTATTTAGAAGGTTGTACAGCACCAAGTAGAGATGAAAATCAATTACACGCAGCCGTTGTAGAATTAATTGCCTTAGATGATTCAGAAATTAAATATTCTACAGTACAAAACTGGTATCCTGGTAACAAAGAAGGAAAAGGTGGTGTTTACAATTTTGTAACTAAAAGAGGAATTTGCGAAAACAATGCAAAAATTTCTTGGACACAAGTAGAAACAGGTTCTGCTGTAACTTGGAAATATCCTTCTTGTATTTTAAAAGGAAACAATTCTGTAGGTGAATTTTACTCGATTGCAGTAACAAACAACCATCAGCAAGCAGATACAGGAACAAAAATGATTCACTTAGGTAAAAACACCAAGTCTACCATTATTTCTAAAGGAATTTCTGCAGGAAAATCGCAGAACTCATATAGAGGTTTAGTTCAGATAAGTGCGAGAGCAGAAAATGCGCGTAATTTCTCTCAATGTGATTCTTTATTAATGGGTAATGAATGTGGGGCACACACGTTTCCTTATATTGAAGTGAAGAATAAATCGGCACAAATAGAGCACGAAGCAACAACAAGTAAAATTGGTGAAGAACAATTATTTTACTGTAACCAGCGTGGTATCGATACCGAGAAAGCAATTGCATTAATTGTAAACGGATTTAGTAAAGAGGTTTTAAATAAATTGCCAATGGAATTTGCTGTTGAAGCTCAAAAATTATTGGAAATTAGTTTAGAAGGTTCTGTAGGATAA
- a CDS encoding N-acyl homoserine lactonase family protein: MKKILFLFLAISIAGCKKSEKKVEVVSKPEVKLFQLVGGSILVKKLEVFSQDTTYTGQSKQFTDAYYVISHPKGNLMWDAGLPEQLVIPEPFDEPSGVYRIQRPDSLVNQLKSIGFKTEDFKYFAMSHSHFDHTGHANLMKDATWIVQENEYNANVGDSVKTKNAAITALKKVQKIKGDYDVFGDGTVVIKYTPGHTIGHQSLYVEVAGLEKPILLTGDLYHFEENRANKGVPSFNYDAEETLKSMEKFEAFAKEKNAEVIIQHSPIAFKKLEELLKK; encoded by the coding sequence ATGAAAAAAATCTTATTCTTATTCCTTGCGATTAGTATTGCTGGTTGTAAAAAATCAGAAAAAAAAGTTGAAGTAGTTTCTAAACCAGAAGTTAAATTATTTCAATTGGTTGGTGGTTCTATTTTAGTGAAAAAATTAGAAGTTTTTTCACAAGACACAACTTATACTGGTCAATCTAAACAATTTACAGATGCATATTATGTAATTTCTCACCCTAAAGGAAACTTAATGTGGGATGCAGGTTTACCAGAACAATTAGTAATTCCAGAACCTTTCGATGAGCCAAGTGGAGTTTACAGAATTCAAAGACCAGATTCGTTAGTAAATCAATTAAAATCTATTGGTTTTAAAACTGAAGATTTTAAGTATTTTGCAATGTCTCATTCGCATTTCGATCATACAGGTCATGCTAATTTAATGAAAGATGCAACTTGGATTGTACAAGAAAACGAGTACAATGCAAATGTTGGCGATTCTGTAAAAACTAAAAACGCCGCTATAACAGCCCTTAAAAAGGTTCAAAAAATAAAAGGTGATTATGATGTTTTTGGAGACGGAACCGTTGTTATTAAATACACACCAGGTCATACAATTGGGCATCAATCTTTATATGTTGAAGTTGCTGGTTTAGAAAAACCAATTCTGTTAACAGGAGATTTATATCATTTTGAAGAAAACAGAGCAAATAAAGGAGTTCCGTCATTTAATTATGATGCAGAAGAAACTTTAAAAAGTATGGAGAAGTTTGAAGCTTTTGCTAAAGAAAAAAATGCAGAGGTAATTATTCAACACTCTCCAATAGCATTCAAAAAATTAGAAGAATTATTAAAAAAATAA
- a CDS encoding cytochrome-c peroxidase — protein MLSGDETQSCASCHNPKKAFTDNKQFSEGINGNFGNRNAMPLFNLAWNFDERFTWDGKDFSLEKQAFEPVSNPIEMHANWKIVAEKLQQHIEYPTLFLQAFGTSKIDSTLVTKAIAQFERTLISGNSKFDRYLQGETTLTPEEENGFDIFMDEAKGDCFHCHGSDNNPLWTDNKFHNNGLDSSFSDLGLGKVTGDPSDNGKFKSPSIRNLAFTAPYMHDGRFATLEEVINHYSEGLQRSSTIDPLMKKINQGGVQLSRQEKADLKAFLHSLSDDGFISNTSF, from the coding sequence ATTTTATCAGGAGATGAAACACAATCTTGTGCTTCCTGCCACAATCCGAAGAAAGCATTTACAGACAACAAACAATTTAGTGAGGGAATTAACGGTAATTTCGGAAACAGAAATGCAATGCCATTGTTTAATTTAGCATGGAACTTTGACGAGCGTTTTACTTGGGATGGAAAAGATTTTAGCTTAGAAAAACAAGCTTTTGAACCGGTTTCAAATCCGATAGAAATGCATGCAAATTGGAAAATTGTTGCAGAGAAATTACAACAGCATATAGAATATCCTACTTTATTTTTACAGGCTTTTGGTACTTCAAAAATAGATTCTACTTTAGTTACAAAAGCAATTGCACAGTTTGAAAGAACGCTTATTTCTGGCAATTCTAAATTCGATAGATATTTACAAGGAGAAACAACTTTAACACCAGAAGAAGAAAACGGATTTGACATTTTTATGGACGAAGCAAAAGGAGATTGTTTTCATTGCCATGGAAGTGACAACAATCCACTTTGGACAGATAACAAATTCCACAACAATGGTTTAGATTCTAGTTTCTCTGATTTAGGTTTGGGTAAAGTAACAGGAGATCCTAGTGATAACGGAAAATTTAAATCTCCCTCAATAAGAAATCTTGCTTTTACAGCACCTTACATGCACGATGGTAGGTTTGCAACTTTAGAAGAAGTTATTAATCATTATTCTGAAGGGCTACAAAGATCATCAACCATAGACCCTCTAATGAAGAAAATAAACCAAGGTGGCGTGCAGTTATCAAGGCAAGAAAAAGCCGATTTAAAAGCATTTCTACACTCGCTTTCAGATGATGGTTTTATAAGTAATACAAGCTTTTAA
- a CDS encoding DUF1828 domain-containing protein, with amino-acid sequence MNWVNTHVNEYYNWLKEKTFIQKDDHTDWFLINTPFIGAFNDTIEIYAKKKGSNLILSDNGETMSNLELQGLQIQGSKKRRELLDSILLNYGVKSENDELIIRANIENFSQSKHNFLSAIIEINDLYVLSKHQVSSIFKEDVRSYLDSQDIIYTPDFISKGETGLEFNFDFQIAKKDKETVIKSFNTITKSNLPSFLFSWNDIKPVREKSTKKNVTAIAIINDFEKEIRTEFLDALKSKNADYILWSERDLDKNKMLLSA; translated from the coding sequence TTGAATTGGGTTAATACACATGTAAATGAATACTATAATTGGTTAAAAGAGAAAACTTTTATCCAAAAGGATGATCATACGGATTGGTTTCTAATAAACACACCATTTATAGGGGCCTTTAACGATACTATTGAGATATATGCCAAAAAAAAAGGTTCTAATTTGATTTTAAGTGACAATGGTGAAACCATGTCTAATTTAGAACTACAAGGATTACAAATTCAAGGATCAAAAAAAAGAAGGGAGTTGTTAGATTCTATACTTCTTAATTATGGAGTGAAATCTGAAAATGATGAACTAATAATTAGAGCTAATATTGAAAATTTTTCTCAGTCAAAGCATAATTTTTTATCTGCAATTATTGAAATTAATGATTTGTATGTTTTGTCAAAACATCAAGTGTCTTCGATATTTAAGGAAGATGTTCGTAGTTATTTAGACTCTCAAGACATAATATATACTCCTGATTTTATTTCTAAAGGAGAAACAGGTTTAGAGTTTAATTTTGATTTTCAGATTGCTAAAAAAGATAAAGAAACTGTTATTAAATCATTTAATACTATCACAAAATCTAATTTACCAAGTTTTTTGTTTTCTTGGAATGATATAAAGCCAGTAAGAGAAAAAAGTACTAAAAAAAATGTAACAGCAATTGCTATTATTAATGATTTTGAAAAGGAAATTAGAACGGAATTTTTGGATGCTTTAAAATCTAAAAATGCAGATTATATTCTTTGGTCAGAAAGAGATTTGGATAAAAATAAAATGCTTCTTTCTGCTTAA
- a CDS encoding Crp/Fnr family transcriptional regulator, with product MANNIELINFIKKNINIEDEDLKIVLSYFKTIKKSKNEILLSSGKNSQVSYFVKKGCLRLYYINEEGKDVTRYIAFENQFATELVSFITNEPAQETIQVIENSELLYITHDDFRHLMTIVPKWKDFYSIYLEKAYVNNSKRLISFTTLDASERYKQLFKVNPNIVKRLPNKIVASYINISQETLSRIKSKNYKL from the coding sequence ATGGCAAATAATATCGAACTCATTAATTTCATAAAAAAGAATATTAATATTGAAGATGAAGATTTAAAAATAGTGTTGTCTTATTTTAAAACAATCAAAAAAAGTAAAAATGAAATTTTACTTTCCAGTGGAAAAAATAGTCAGGTTAGTTATTTTGTAAAAAAAGGTTGTTTAAGACTATATTACATAAATGAAGAGGGGAAAGATGTTACACGTTATATTGCATTTGAAAATCAATTTGCTACAGAGCTGGTTAGTTTTATAACCAATGAACCTGCACAAGAAACAATTCAAGTTATTGAAAACAGTGAACTTCTATACATAACTCACGATGATTTTAGACATCTTATGACAATAGTTCCTAAATGGAAAGATTTCTATAGCATCTATTTAGAAAAGGCATATGTAAATAATTCTAAGAGATTAATATCATTTACAACGTTAGATGCATCAGAACGATATAAACAGTTATTTAAAGTAAACCCAAACATTGTGAAACGTTTACCAAACAAAATTGTAGCTTCTTATATTAATATTTCACAAGAAACTTTGAGTAGAATAAAATCTAAAAATTATAAATTATGA
- a CDS encoding iron-sulfur cluster assembly accessory protein gives MIKVSDTAKKKVVELMTDEGFNAITDFVRVGVKSGGCSGLSYDLTFDNKKEENDKVFEENNVKIIVDKKSFLYLVGTTLEYSGGLNGKGFVFNNPNANRTCGCGESFSL, from the coding sequence ATGATAAAAGTTTCAGACACAGCGAAAAAGAAAGTCGTAGAATTAATGACTGATGAAGGCTTTAACGCAATAACCGACTTTGTAAGAGTTGGTGTAAAAAGCGGTGGTTGTTCAGGTTTATCTTACGATCTAACTTTCGATAATAAAAAAGAAGAGAACGATAAAGTTTTTGAAGAGAATAATGTAAAGATTATTGTCGACAAAAAAAGCTTTTTATATTTAGTAGGAACTACTTTAGAATACTCAGGTGGTTTAAACGGAAAAGGATTTGTTTTCAACAATCCAAACGCAAACAGAACTTGTGGTTGTGGAGAAAGTTTTTCACTTTAA